One window of Quercus robur chromosome 5, dhQueRobu3.1, whole genome shotgun sequence genomic DNA carries:
- the LOC126726467 gene encoding beta-galactosidase 7-like: MKEIHAHGLYACPRIGPFIESELSYGGLPLWLHDIPGIVYRSDNEPFKLPQMQHKVQSARQREYDGAHTRYLEPLSPNSLSLLNHLRLYIPEAEGFIGTFLQLQHLDGTAISGFGRYQLHQFLYPE, from the exons ATGAAGGAAATTCATGCACACGGTTTATATGCATGCCCTAGGATTGGACCCTTCATTGAGAGCGAATTGTCTTATGG GGGTCTGCCATTGTGGTTACATGACATTCCAGGCATTGTCTACCGTTCTGATAATGAACCATTCAAG CTACCTCAGATGCAGCACAAGGTACAGTCAGCCAGACAGCGTGAGTATGATGGAGCACATACAAGATATCTTGAGCCTTTAAGCCCCAACTCCCTCTCCCTCCTTAATCATCTCCGACTTTATATCCCTGAG GCCGAAGGTTTCATCGGCACTTTTCTTCAATTACAACACCTCGATGGGACTGCCATATCGGGTTTTGGTAGATACCAACTTCATCAATTTCTCTATCCAGAATAA